In Miscanthus floridulus cultivar M001 chromosome 5, ASM1932011v1, whole genome shotgun sequence, one genomic interval encodes:
- the LOC136449977 gene encoding uncharacterized protein, with product MPQQTLCLRYTEQSIQLFARVTADFGFPLQQPQLTSTRRRMAQIRSVLTLGDDLNQVCTAVLIPTYEFAFSKPLRPTYVPLTMPHIMAPCCCLGQKQPPLTVCYMCRGDVLLLFTAGVIFFLWFIVWLFYS from the exons ATGCCACAG CAGACTCTATGCCTCCGTTACACTGAGCAAAGCATTCAGCTCTTTGCACGTGTCACAG CAGACTTTGGATTTCCATTACAGCAACCACAACTTACCAGCACACGCCGCAG AATGGCGCAAATCAGGTCTGTGCTGACGTTGGGTGATGACTTGAACCAGGTGTGTACCGCTGTGCTCATACCCACCTATGAATTTGCATTTTCCAAGCCATTGCGGCCGACCTATGTGCCTCTGACCATGCCGCACATTATGGCCCCTTGTTGTTGTTTGGGGCAAAAGCAGCCGCCGCTCACAGTGTGCTACATGTGCAGAGGAGATGTGCTCCTTCTGTTTACTGCAG GTGTCATATTTTTTCTCTGGTTCATTGTGTGGTTATTCTATTCATAG